A stretch of Endozoicomonas sp. SCSIO W0465 DNA encodes these proteins:
- a CDS encoding outer membrane protein OmpK: MGFLRKSTLAAAVIAAGFSTAASADYLYGFGNVSISRLDWTDETEEDTGKKDFTFLEIEGGAGFDWGEVYGFFDLENPHKKNEESDGDGRRTAMKGTLRYYLGSTPFNIYAHIYDFDSAGFTEQNRLLGVGFNYQNANTFFKPFLAVNNTNTSAGFSGFNGYVAGWVAGYSFSLLEQSFMATNWNEYEFDRDTQYGNVGKDGWNGAAALWWNANEKITLGLQYRYADDKLGLPTYQDGLVYTLKYNL; this comes from the coding sequence ATGGGCTTCCTGCGTAAATCTACCCTTGCTGCAGCGGTTATTGCTGCGGGCTTCTCAACAGCTGCCAGTGCCGATTACCTGTATGGCTTTGGTAATGTCAGCATCAGCCGTCTCGACTGGACCGACGAAACAGAAGAAGATACCGGTAAAAAAGACTTTACCTTCCTTGAAATTGAAGGTGGTGCTGGCTTTGACTGGGGTGAAGTTTACGGCTTCTTTGATCTGGAAAACCCTCACAAAAAAAATGAAGAATCAGATGGTGATGGCCGCCGTACAGCTATGAAAGGTACTCTGCGCTATTACCTGGGCAGTACACCTTTTAACATCTATGCCCATATTTATGATTTCGACAGTGCTGGCTTCACCGAACAGAATCGCCTACTGGGTGTGGGCTTTAATTACCAAAATGCCAATACCTTCTTCAAGCCGTTTCTGGCCGTCAACAATACCAACACTTCGGCTGGATTCAGCGGTTTTAACGGTTATGTTGCCGGCTGGGTAGCAGGTTATAGCTTCAGCCTGCTGGAGCAGAGCTTTATGGCAACCAACTGGAATGAGTACGAGTTCGATCGTGACACTCAATACGGCAACGTTGGCAAAGATGGCTGGAATGGGGCTGCAGCCCTGTGGTGGAACGCCAATGAAAAAATCACGCTCGGCCTTCAGTATCGCTATGCCGATGACAAACTGGGTTTACCAACGTACCAGGATGGTCTGGTTTACACCCTGAAATACAATCTCTGA
- a CDS encoding SIS domain-containing protein, whose translation MRNSVAGQIDALKLLEARINGSFSAALELLAECRGRAIMFGMKQSGLVGQKIAATLYATGLSTHILNAAETWEDNLSMIGPGDVIIMLSYSGRTEELLRLYPAIRQMGNKVIAITGDPAGPVAEQADIVLDASVVESREDREQAPTTYTTVLLAVGDLLAETLIRRRLFSSPEAQQSDQKMVWVRDVVRRGDLAVVTPDCSLRQVMQTMTLHRTNHCLVMEGDLLCGIITDGDLRRNLAGAESLQGIMARNIMNGAPICVQENISAEEARLLMKEQGIHSLVVKDRDQNVIGLLTIDSV comes from the coding sequence CAGAATCAATGGTAGCTTCAGTGCAGCTTTGGAGCTACTGGCCGAGTGTCGTGGGCGTGCCATCATGTTTGGTATGAAGCAGTCTGGTCTGGTGGGGCAGAAAATTGCAGCTACGCTTTACGCCACAGGTTTGTCCACGCACATACTGAATGCTGCTGAAACCTGGGAAGATAATCTGAGCATGATTGGTCCGGGAGACGTTATCATCATGCTGTCCTACAGTGGCAGGACAGAGGAGCTGCTACGCCTTTATCCGGCCATTCGACAAATGGGCAATAAAGTGATTGCCATTACCGGTGATCCGGCGGGACCGGTTGCTGAGCAGGCCGATATCGTGCTCGATGCCAGTGTAGTGGAGAGTCGTGAAGACAGAGAGCAGGCCCCCACGACCTATACCACCGTTCTACTGGCTGTGGGTGATCTGCTGGCTGAAACCCTGATTCGCCGACGCCTGTTCAGCTCTCCGGAGGCGCAGCAAAGTGATCAGAAAATGGTGTGGGTGCGGGATGTGGTTCGCCGTGGTGACCTGGCGGTGGTAACGCCCGATTGCAGTCTCAGACAGGTCATGCAGACGATGACCCTCCATCGAACCAACCACTGTCTGGTTATGGAAGGCGATTTGCTGTGTGGCATTATTACCGATGGTGACCTGCGTCGGAATCTGGCGGGTGCCGAGAGCCTGCAGGGTATCATGGCAAGAAATATTATGAATGGTGCACCGATCTGTGTTCAGGAAAATATCAGTGCTGAAGAAGCTCGACTCTTAATGAAAGAGCAGGGTATTCATTCGCTGGTGGTGAAAGATCGTGACCAGAATGTGATCGGTCTTCTGACGATTGACAGCGTTTAA
- a CDS encoding Lrp/AsnC family transcriptional regulator: MDKIDRNILRELQQDTTPSLAELAEKVSLSPTPCWKRIKRLEAEGYITGRVALVNPDKVGLGVSVFVHIKTRHHNSEWLASFGKVVASYPEIAECYRMSGEYDYLLRVVVKDIQSFDRFYKELVNTVEGLTDVTSSFAMEQIKYTTALPL, encoded by the coding sequence ATGGATAAAATTGACCGGAACATACTACGGGAGTTGCAGCAGGATACGACTCCCTCGTTGGCTGAGCTGGCCGAAAAAGTCAGTTTGTCACCGACGCCCTGCTGGAAGCGCATTAAGCGTCTGGAGGCTGAAGGGTATATTACCGGGCGTGTCGCTCTGGTCAATCCGGACAAGGTTGGATTAGGGGTTTCTGTTTTTGTCCATATTAAAACCCGTCATCACAATAGCGAATGGCTGGCGTCTTTTGGCAAGGTGGTGGCCAGCTATCCGGAAATTGCTGAATGCTATCGAATGAGTGGTGAGTATGATTATTTGCTCAGGGTTGTCGTGAAAGATATTCAATCATTTGATCGTTTCTACAAGGAGCTGGTCAACACGGTAGAGGGACTGACCGATGTAACGTCCAGCTTTGCCATGGAACAGATCAAGTACACGACAGCACTTCCATTGTGA